Proteins from one Scleropages formosus chromosome 14, fSclFor1.1, whole genome shotgun sequence genomic window:
- the hpxa gene encoding hemopexin — MRLLPGTLCLCLALALSQAAPSHHDIQKDKPAGHEQGAHKPAGQEHGAHKPAGHEHDKHKPGGSGHGAHKPQGHDHEHHGAVHERCEGIEFDAVAVNEEGIPYFFKGDHLWKGFHGNSELSNKTFKELDDHHHLGHVDAAFRMHSKDNQHDHDHIFFFLNDHVFSFYNHSLEKGYPKKIEDVFPGIPHNLDAAVECPKGECVQDSVIFIRGDEAYHYDIKDKKVDESKWAHLPNCTSAFRWLEHYYCFHGNTFTKFHPVTGTVTGKYPKDARDYFMRCHKFGKDSNHTERETCSRVHLDAVTSDDAGNVYAFRGHHYLEQKAGSDTWEAHPIEKTWKKLHSEVDAVFSYNNHLYMIKDDNIYVYSVGDTHKLLDGYPKPVSKELGIKGHVDAAFVCADHHIAHIIQGQKMYDVDLAANPRAVKNEVPLHFKKVDAGTCGPEGVKIMVGSHYYQYESLKVMAASKILPEAHKISLELFGCDH, encoded by the exons ATGAGGCTGCTCCCTGGGACCCTGTGCCTATGCCTGGCTCTGGCTCTGAGCCAAGCCGCTCCATC GCATCATGATATACAAAAAG ACAAACCCGCAGGCCATGAACAGGGGGCACATAAACCTGCAGGCCAAGAACATGGGGCACATAAACCTGCAGGCCATGAACATGACAAACATAAACCTGGAGGCAGTGGACATGGGGCACATAAACCTCAAGGCCATGACCATGAGCACCACGGAGCTGTGCATGAACGTTGCGAGGGGATTGAATTTGATGCCGTTGCTGTCAATGAGGAAGGAATCCCCTACTTCTTCAAGG GTGACCATCTGTGGAAGGGCTTTCATGGAAACAGTGAACTCTCCAATAAAACATTCAAGGAACTAGATGACCATCACCATTTGGGGCATGTGGATGCTGCTTTCAGAATGCACTCTAAGGACAACCAACACGACCACGATCatatcttcttcttcttg AATGACCATGTCTTCAGCTTCTACAACCACAGCTTGGAGAAGGGATATCCAAAGAAAATTGAAGATGTGTTCCCAGGAATCCCACATAATTTGGATGCTGCTGTGGAGTGCCCCAAGGGGGAATGTGTGCAAGACTCCGTCATCTTTATTAGGG GAGATGAAGCGTATCATTATGACATCAAGGACAAGAAGGTAGATGAGAGTAAGTGGGCTCACCTGCCAAACTGCACGTCTGCCTTCCGCTGGTTGGAGCACTACTACTGTTTCCATGGGAACACATTCACCAAGTTCCACCCTGTCACTGGAACTGTGACTGGAAAGTACCCCAAGGATGCCCGTGACTACTTCATGAGATGTCACAAATTTG GTAAAGACAGCAatcacacagaaagagagacatgcaGCCGTGTACACCTGGATGCTGTCACATCTGATGATGCTGGCAATGTCTATGCTTTCAGAG GACATCATTACCTTGAGCAGAAGGCTGGTAGTGATACTTGGGAGGCCCATCCCATTGAAAAGACATGGAAAAAGCTGCACAGCGAAGTGGATGCCGTCTTCTCCTACAACAACCATCTTTACATGATTAAG GACGACAACATCTATGTGTATAGTGTGGGAGACACACATAAACTGCTTGATGGCTACCCCAAGCCTGTCAGCAAGGAGCTTGGGATTAAAGGTCACGTGGatgctgcctttgtgtgtgcAGATCATCACATTGCACACATCATTCAAG GACAGAAGATGTATGATGTGGACCTTGCTGCCAACCCTCGAGCTGTGAAAAATGAGGTTCCCCTGCACTTCAAGAAGGTTGATGCTGGCACATGTGGCCCTGAAGGTGTAAAGATCATGGTTGGGTCTCACTACTACCAGTATGAAAGCCTCAAGGTGATGGCTGCTAGCAAGATCCTTCCGGAGGCACATAAAATTTCCCTTGAGCTGTTTGGTTGTGACCACTAG
- the LOC108920082 gene encoding interferon-induced GTP-binding protein Mx-like isoform X1, which produces MEESSFIQAATESTAETYNVPLSASDEESRSVDGVFHRELDDRVRPYIDLIDSLRMIGVEKDLALPAIAVIGDQSSGKSSVLEALSGVALPRGSGIVTRCPLELKLKKIKKGRKWTATIYYREKKENFTNPMLVEKHVRQAQDELAGEGVGISDELISLEIMSPDVCDLTLIDLPGIARVPVGDQPEDIADQIKNLILKFIQKTETINLVVVPCNVDIATTEALKMAKSVDPHGIRTLAILTKPDLIDKGAEMDILKIVKGNVIPLRKGYIIVKCRGQSDINQNIPLEEATLVELNFFQQHTYFRDLLNEQKATTRCLATKLTKDLVGHIKNSLPQLAEQIQSQLLTIKTELRQYDEGPPGDPKLIGSYLTKILMTFNDRINELCARGDSKQNLYPRLRPMFREWFEYLDNTKEAFQLKMKEVTDQYDENLRGRELPTFSDYSVFERVVREHVTELRQPATDVLKVIQEIVQGEFNSVAETCFRQYPFLKQIALSKIDDIHSKLEAKVEKRIREYIDMEKLVYIQDLTFIKELSKNSERFRDVTEENCFVYDVRELTPEKMMAYYEVVFQRLADHIPMLTLHFILKESASQLCMQMMDMRAGCNVSEMLREDSEASCRRNELQQRYRRLRLAQEKLLNF; this is translated from the exons ATGGAGGAATCCAGTTTTATTCAAGCTG CAACAGAGAGTACAgcagaaacttacaatgttccaCTTTCCGCTTCAGATGAGGAAAG CAGAAGTGTAGATGGAGTGTTTCACAGAGAGCTGGATGACAGAGTTCGGCCCTACATTGACCTGATTGACTCTCTGAGAATGATTGGCGTGGAGAAGGACCTGGCGCTGCCGGCCATTGCCGTGATTGGAGACCAGAGCTCTGGGAAGAGCTCTGTGCTGGAGGCTCTGTCTGGGGTGGCTTTGCCACGGGGGAGTG GCATTGTGACCCGATGTCCTTTggagctgaaattaaaaaagataaaaaaaggaagaaaatggaCTGCAACCATTTATTatagagagaaaaaagagaacttCACCAATCCAATGCTGGTTGAAAAGCATGTGAGACAAG CTCAAGATGAGCTGGCAGGAGAAGGTGTGGGAATCAGTGATGAATTGATTAGTCTAGAGATCATGTCCCCTGACGTGTGTGACCTCACCTTGATCGATCTACCTGGGATTGCTAGAGTACCTGTGGGAGATCAGCCTGAGGACATTGCTGACCAG ATTAAAAATTTAATACTGAAATTTATCCAGAAGACCGAAACCATTAACTTGGTTGTTGTCCCATGCAATGTTGACATAGCAACAACAGAAGCACTGAAAATGGCAAAATCTGTGGATCCTCATGGAATAAGAACTTTGG caatACTAACAAAGCCAGACTTGATAGACAAAGGAGCTGAGatggacattttaaaaattgtcaaaGGTAATGTGATTCCTCTCAGAAAGGGCTACATCATTGTAAAATGTCGTGGACAGAGCGATATCAATCAAAACATTCCTCTTGAGGAAGCCACGTTGGTGGAACTGAATTTCTTCCAGCAGCATACATACTTCAG GGATCTTCTGAATGAGCAGAAAGCAACAACCAGATGTCTTGCAACTAAACTGACCAAAGACTTGGTGGGACACATAAAA aattcaTTACCACAGTTAGCTGAACAAATTCAGAGTCAGCTTTTAACCATAAAAACAGAGCTAAGGCAGTACGATGAAGGTCCTCCAGGGGATCCCAAACTGATAGGAAGCTATCTGACAAAA ATTCTGATGACCTTCAATGACAGGATCAATGAACTTTGTGCACGCGGAGATTCGAAACAGAATCTGTACCCTCGCCTACGGCCCATGTTTCGAGAATGGTTTGAGTATTTGGACAACACAAAAGAAGCCT ttcagctgaaGATGAAGGAAGTAACTGATCAATATGATGAAAACCTCCGTGGAAGGGAACTGCCTACATTCAGTGACTACAGTGTGTTTGAAAGAGTGGTTCGAGAACATGTTACTGAGCTCAGACAACCAGCAACAGATGTACTGAAGGTTATACAAG AAATTGTGCAAGGGGAGTTCAATAGCGTGGCCGAAACTTGTTTCAGACAGTATCCTTTCCTGAAACAAATTGCACTG AGCAAGATTGATGACATCCACTCAAAGCTAGAAGCCAAAGTGGAGAAGCGGATCAGAGAATACATTGATATGGAGAAACTGGTGTATATTCAGGACCTCACTTTCATTAAAGAACTGAGTAAAAACAGTGAGAGGTTTCGGGATGTCACAGaggaaaactgttttgtttatgATGTCAGAGAACTGACACCGGAAAAGATGATGGCTTATTACGAG GTCGTCTTCCAGCGCCTCGCCGACCACATCCCTATGTTGACTCTACATTTTATCCTGAAAGAGTCAGCCAGCCAGCTGTGCATGCAGATGATGGACATGAGAGCCGGGTGCAATGTGAGTGAGATGCTAAGGGAGGACTCGGAAGCCAGCTGCAGGAGGAATGAGTTACAACAGCGCTACAGGAGACTCAGACTTGCCCAGGAGAAGCTCCTCAACTTCTAA
- the LOC108920082 gene encoding interferon-induced GTP-binding protein Mx-like isoform X2 translates to MEESSFIQAATESTAETYNVPLSASDEERSVDGVFHRELDDRVRPYIDLIDSLRMIGVEKDLALPAIAVIGDQSSGKSSVLEALSGVALPRGSGIVTRCPLELKLKKIKKGRKWTATIYYREKKENFTNPMLVEKHVRQAQDELAGEGVGISDELISLEIMSPDVCDLTLIDLPGIARVPVGDQPEDIADQIKNLILKFIQKTETINLVVVPCNVDIATTEALKMAKSVDPHGIRTLAILTKPDLIDKGAEMDILKIVKGNVIPLRKGYIIVKCRGQSDINQNIPLEEATLVELNFFQQHTYFRDLLNEQKATTRCLATKLTKDLVGHIKNSLPQLAEQIQSQLLTIKTELRQYDEGPPGDPKLIGSYLTKILMTFNDRINELCARGDSKQNLYPRLRPMFREWFEYLDNTKEAFQLKMKEVTDQYDENLRGRELPTFSDYSVFERVVREHVTELRQPATDVLKVIQEIVQGEFNSVAETCFRQYPFLKQIALSKIDDIHSKLEAKVEKRIREYIDMEKLVYIQDLTFIKELSKNSERFRDVTEENCFVYDVRELTPEKMMAYYEVVFQRLADHIPMLTLHFILKESASQLCMQMMDMRAGCNVSEMLREDSEASCRRNELQQRYRRLRLAQEKLLNF, encoded by the exons ATGGAGGAATCCAGTTTTATTCAAGCTG CAACAGAGAGTACAgcagaaacttacaatgttccaCTTTCCGCTTCAGATGAGGAAAG AAGTGTAGATGGAGTGTTTCACAGAGAGCTGGATGACAGAGTTCGGCCCTACATTGACCTGATTGACTCTCTGAGAATGATTGGCGTGGAGAAGGACCTGGCGCTGCCGGCCATTGCCGTGATTGGAGACCAGAGCTCTGGGAAGAGCTCTGTGCTGGAGGCTCTGTCTGGGGTGGCTTTGCCACGGGGGAGTG GCATTGTGACCCGATGTCCTTTggagctgaaattaaaaaagataaaaaaaggaagaaaatggaCTGCAACCATTTATTatagagagaaaaaagagaacttCACCAATCCAATGCTGGTTGAAAAGCATGTGAGACAAG CTCAAGATGAGCTGGCAGGAGAAGGTGTGGGAATCAGTGATGAATTGATTAGTCTAGAGATCATGTCCCCTGACGTGTGTGACCTCACCTTGATCGATCTACCTGGGATTGCTAGAGTACCTGTGGGAGATCAGCCTGAGGACATTGCTGACCAG ATTAAAAATTTAATACTGAAATTTATCCAGAAGACCGAAACCATTAACTTGGTTGTTGTCCCATGCAATGTTGACATAGCAACAACAGAAGCACTGAAAATGGCAAAATCTGTGGATCCTCATGGAATAAGAACTTTGG caatACTAACAAAGCCAGACTTGATAGACAAAGGAGCTGAGatggacattttaaaaattgtcaaaGGTAATGTGATTCCTCTCAGAAAGGGCTACATCATTGTAAAATGTCGTGGACAGAGCGATATCAATCAAAACATTCCTCTTGAGGAAGCCACGTTGGTGGAACTGAATTTCTTCCAGCAGCATACATACTTCAG GGATCTTCTGAATGAGCAGAAAGCAACAACCAGATGTCTTGCAACTAAACTGACCAAAGACTTGGTGGGACACATAAAA aattcaTTACCACAGTTAGCTGAACAAATTCAGAGTCAGCTTTTAACCATAAAAACAGAGCTAAGGCAGTACGATGAAGGTCCTCCAGGGGATCCCAAACTGATAGGAAGCTATCTGACAAAA ATTCTGATGACCTTCAATGACAGGATCAATGAACTTTGTGCACGCGGAGATTCGAAACAGAATCTGTACCCTCGCCTACGGCCCATGTTTCGAGAATGGTTTGAGTATTTGGACAACACAAAAGAAGCCT ttcagctgaaGATGAAGGAAGTAACTGATCAATATGATGAAAACCTCCGTGGAAGGGAACTGCCTACATTCAGTGACTACAGTGTGTTTGAAAGAGTGGTTCGAGAACATGTTACTGAGCTCAGACAACCAGCAACAGATGTACTGAAGGTTATACAAG AAATTGTGCAAGGGGAGTTCAATAGCGTGGCCGAAACTTGTTTCAGACAGTATCCTTTCCTGAAACAAATTGCACTG AGCAAGATTGATGACATCCACTCAAAGCTAGAAGCCAAAGTGGAGAAGCGGATCAGAGAATACATTGATATGGAGAAACTGGTGTATATTCAGGACCTCACTTTCATTAAAGAACTGAGTAAAAACAGTGAGAGGTTTCGGGATGTCACAGaggaaaactgttttgtttatgATGTCAGAGAACTGACACCGGAAAAGATGATGGCTTATTACGAG GTCGTCTTCCAGCGCCTCGCCGACCACATCCCTATGTTGACTCTACATTTTATCCTGAAAGAGTCAGCCAGCCAGCTGTGCATGCAGATGATGGACATGAGAGCCGGGTGCAATGTGAGTGAGATGCTAAGGGAGGACTCGGAAGCCAGCTGCAGGAGGAATGAGTTACAACAGCGCTACAGGAGACTCAGACTTGCCCAGGAGAAGCTCCTCAACTTCTAA
- the LOC108920094 gene encoding interferon-induced GTP-binding protein Mx3-like, giving the protein MEPEESEGCSKGVCDAPKDVSSTLNQHFEEKVRPCIDLIDSLRSLGVEKDLALPAIAVIGDQSSGKSSVLEALSGVALPRGSGIVTRCPLELKMKRLKDKQEWHGKISYQDITKEIDDPSEVGRLIREAQDEMAGIGVGISDDLISLEIFSPDIPDLTLIDLPGIARVAVKGQPENIGEQIKRLIKKFITKQETINLVVVPCNVDIATTEALKMAQEVDPDGERTLGILTKPDLVDKGTEETVVEIAHNEVINLKKGYMIVKCRGQQEIMDRVSLSEATEREKAFFQDHAHFSTLLYEGYATIPNLAEKLTLELVNHIERSLPHLEEQIEAKLADAYAELEKYGNGPPTERAEKIVFLIDKVTEFTQDIISLITGEELKNGEKLNLFATLRDEFGRWKNHLDRAGEKFNKTVESEVYNYEVKYRGRELPGFINYKTFEVLVKDQIRQLEEPSVKKLKVVTDIVKKAFLHLAQQDLIGYPNLFKTAKTKIEAIKHSMESTAESMLRTQFKMELIVYTQDSIYSQSLRDVKEEDDENNVPTLRRSTIYTTDSHATLQEMMMHLKSYYRIASQRLGDQIPLVIRYQILQESALELRREMLQMLQEKESVDYLLKEDNDIGSKRASLQSRIKRLTKARNYLVAF; this is encoded by the exons ATGGAGCCTGAGGAATCTGAAGGGTGTTCGAAGG gtgtgtgtgacgCACCAAAGGATGTAAGCAGTACCCTGAACCAGCACTTCGAGGAGAAGGTGCGCCCGTGCATTGACCTCATTGACTCCCTGCGCTCCCTGGGAGTGGAGAAGGACCTGGCGCTGCCGGCCATCGCTGTAATTGGAGACCAGAGTTCTGGGAAGAGCTCTGTGCTGGAGGCTCTGTCTGGGGTGGCTTTGCCCCGGGGCAGCG ggATTGTGACACGATGCCCCCTGGAACTGAAAATGAAGAGACTAAAGGACAAACAGGAATGGCATGGAAAAATCAGCTACCAAGACATAACCAAGGAGATTGATGATCCTTCTGAAGTCGGCAGACTGATTCGAGAAG CCCAAGACGAAATGGCAGGTATAGGTGTGGGAATCAGCGATGACCTTATAAGTCTAGAGATCTTCTCACCAGATATCCCTGACCTCACCCTCATTGACCTCCCAGGAATTGCTAGAGTTGCTGTAAAGGGTCAACCTGAAAACATTGGAGAACAG atcaAAAGACTGATTAAAAAGTTCATCACAAAACAAGAGACAATAAATCTTGTTGTGGTGCCATGCAACGTTGATATAGCCACAACGGAAGCTCTAAAGATGGCACAAGAAGTGGACCCTGATGGCGAGAGGACTCTTG GTATTCTGACGAAGCCAGACTTGGTGGATAAAGGCACAGaggagacagtggtggagattGCTCACAATGAGGTGATCAACCTGAAAAAGGGCTACATGATTGTCAAGTGCAGGGGACAACAAGAGATCATGGACAGGGTGTCTCTCAGTGAGGCcactgaaagagaaaaagcCTTCTTCCAAGACCACGCCCACTTCAG CACCCTTCTATATGAAGGCTATGCCACCATTCCCAACCTGGCAGAGAAACTGACCCTGGAGCTGGTGAATCATATTGAG CGATCTCTGCCTCACTTGGAAGAGCAGATTGAGGCAAAACTTGCTGATGCATATGCCGAGCTGGAGAAGTATGGAAATGGACCTCCCACAGAAAGAGCAGAGAAGATAGTCTTCTTGATTGAT AAAGTAACAGAATTCACACAAGATATTATCAGTCTGATCACTGGAGAAGAGCTGAAGAATGGAGAAAAGCTTAATCTGTTCGCCACATTGAGAGATGAATTTGGAAGGTGGAAGAACCACTTGGATCGTGCAGGAGAGAAAT TCAACAAGACGGTTGAGAGTGAAGTGTACAATTATGAAGTTAAGTACCGGGGTAGAGAACTTCCTGGTTTCATCAATTACAAGACCTTCGAGGTGCTGGTGAAGGATCAGATCAGGCAACTTGAGGAGCCATCTGTGAAGAAGCTCAAAGTTGTTAcag ATATTGTAAAGAAAGCATTCCTACACCTTGCTCAGCAGGATTTGATTGGATACCCCAACCTTTTCAAGACAGCCAAG ACTAAGATTGAAGCCATCAAGCACAGCATGGAGTCCACAGCAGAATCCATGCTGAGGACACAGTTCAAGATGGAGCTAATCGTGTACACTCAGGACAGTATATACAGCCAATCCCTGAGGGACGTCAAGGAGGAGGATGACGAGAATAATGTTCCCACCTTGAGGAGGAGCACGATTTACACTACTGACAGCCATGCGACACTGCAGGAGATGATGATGCATCTCAAGTCGTACTATCGA ATTGCCAGCCAGCGTCTGGGCGATCAGATCCCGTTAGTTATACGCTACCAGATTCTGCAGGAGTCAGCTCTAGAGCTCCGCAGGGAGATGTTGCAGATGCTGCAGGAGAAAGAGAGTGTGGATTACTTGCTGAAGGAGGACAACGATATTGGGAGCAAGAGGGCTTCTTTGCAGAGCCGCATCAAGCGCCTGACAAAGGCACGCAACTACCTGGTGGCATTTTAA